In one window of Desulfurispora thermophila DSM 16022 DNA:
- a CDS encoding DUF2922 domain-containing protein: MAKVLRMVFRNAAGRAVTISLDNPKDTLTQAQVTSAMDQIISKNIFTSSGGDLVEKSLAEIVDTSRNTLFDATP; the protein is encoded by the coding sequence ATGGCCAAAGTTCTCCGCATGGTGTTCCGCAATGCGGCCGGGCGGGCGGTGACCATCAGCCTGGACAATCCCAAGGACACCCTTACCCAGGCCCAGGTGACCAGCGCCATGGACCAGATCATCAGCAAGAACATTTTCACCAGCAGCGGTGGCGATCTGGTGGAAAAGTCCCTGGCCGAGATTGTGGATACCAGCCGCAATACGCTCTTCGACGCTACGCCTTAA